DNA from Bacteroidota bacterium:
TACAAAATTCAGCGCAGCCGTTCAATCAGCCACAATATTCTCACTACCCAAAACGCTACCGGCAAGCAGCCCGAATTATCCGCGTAGCTGATTTAGCGAAGGCGTCATACGGGCTTCGCCGGGTGTGACTAAATAGCCCGAATCGGGTTCGTTTACCTCTGCAACAGGGTTTGTATATTCCGACATAACTAAAGAGTATTGTTATTTGCTTGCTTCTTCTACAATAGCTATTTCTTCGGGAGTGAGTTCGTAGAGTTGGTAAACGATTTCGTTAATACGGTTTTCGAAGTAATTTTTTTTTGAATTAAGTTGATTTAGTTTTGAAGGTAGTTTGCTTTCGCTAATTTCAGAATTTAGAATTATGATTTGCTCAACAAACTTTATTATTTCATTATATGCACCAGATTCTATTTTATTGTCAATATTAATCTTCTTAATGGGAATAGCTTCAATCTCTGATTTTTTGATTTTTGGGAAAATTGTTTTGAAGTCTGAATTTGTTTTTAACCAGACCCATCTTCCCAAATTACTATTAATAATTCCAAGCAGGTATTTAAGAGAGTAATTACTATCTGCAATAATGTTGTAAATGGTATTTAGAGTATAATATTCTTTATCGTCATAGGTTGCAATGGGATATTTACCAATCTGACGTACGAGGATTTTAGGATTTAAAAAATACTTTTCATCACGTTTACGATGCAACCAGCTACCATATCTAACAAAATTTCCTTTTGATTTGAGACAGTAAGTATTTATATCTTTTCCGTCAATGACTTTTTTCCATGTTTTATCATGGGCTTTAGTTGATAAAAAGTCTTCTTTTTTACTTGTTCCATGACTTCCTCCTAATTGAATGCCGATGCAAGTATCTGTAATATCTCCAAGATTTACGGATAGCTTATTTATTTTCTCAATTAGTCCATCTGAAAAGTCATTAAGTACGAGGTTGAATTTATAATTATTACTATTTAAGAACTTTTCTGATGGGATTGTGAGGTTATGTTCACCTTCAATTTCAACCAAGCTATTTTTAGGCGGCTTACGATTTTCAATCGCAATTATAACCGTTTCAACTTGTGCATTTTCAAATACTCTATTTTTGAAAACACGAATTGTTTTCAATGAATAATTTTCTAAAATAATTTGACGGATTTTAGTTGCGTTTTCATTTACAAGTATTGTATTTGGAATAATAAAACTAAATAACCCCCCTTTATTCAGCAGAGATAATGCCCTTTCACAAAAGAAAACATATAGATCATACTTACCTCCATATGATTTGTAATTATTAGAAATATACATTTTAATTATTTGGTCAAACGTTTCTCTTCCTAATACATACGGAGGATTTCCGATTACGTTATCAAAGCCCCCTTGCTTAAATACTTCGGGAAAACCTTTCTGCCAGTTAAATGGTTTTATTTTTTTTTCCTCTCCAAAATCCAATTGCGTTTCGTAAAAGTCGGTATCAATTAAACTATTCCCGCTCTTAATATTATCATCCAATGTAGGCAATACCCGCTCATTAAAAAACTTTAGCTGATTGTTAATGGAAGCCTGAGTTTCGCCCTCCATACACTTTAAGAGTAAAGAGAGTTTTGTAACCTCTACGGCATTCACGTCTATATCAACACCATAAATATTATTCAGCAGAATTTGTTTTTTGAGTTCGGTGGTTAGGTTGCCGTCTGGTGTAAGCGGATTGTCTTTTTTACCCTTGCCGGGTTTGCCGTTGTTGGTGTAATAGTCTTTATGCCAGTCGAGCAGAAACTGATATGCACCGATAAGGAAACTACCGCTACCGCAAGCCGGGTCAACAATTTTGAGTTTGGCAACGTCTTTAGGCGTTTTGCCCTCTACCAATTTGCCAACGGTGTTTTTTACAATGTAATCAACCACATACTGAGGGGTATAGTAAACGCCTCCGGCTTTGCGTACTTCGGGCTTTTCCTCAATTTTGGCTTTGTGGTTTTTGTCGAGCTTTATTTGCTTACCCAAAAACTGCTCATAGGCACTGCCCAAAATTTCAACAGACAGTACAGAAAACTCATAGGGGCAAATGGGGTAATACAGTTCGCTGATAATTGTTTTCAGCGTTTTGTTATCAATGCGCAGCTGTTTGCTGATTTTATCTTTTTTGAAATCAAACAGCCCCGAATTATACTTTTCATCCGCCGCC
Protein-coding regions in this window:
- a CDS encoding N-6 DNA methylase, which gives rise to MVTKETAYKTIAALVERFEEQFASYKKAEYNETLTRRDFIDPFFKALGWDVDNAEGYAEAYREVIHEDKIKIGKATKAPDYSFRLVGGKRLFFVEAKKPSVAVKEEIQPAYQVRRYGWSAKLPISIITDFEEFAIYDCTKKPKPTDKAAVARIKYLTFREYLAEFDFIWNTFSKERVLKGSFDTYVQSGTQKKGTATVDKDFLESLDSWRTYLAASISVNNKELDEDEINFAIQQTLDRVIFLRIAEDRSVEPYGNLLNTLKGGDFYQNLFDLFRAADEKYNSGLFDFKKDKISKQLRIDNKTLKTIISELYYPICPYEFSVLSVEILGSAYEQFLGKQIKLDKNHKAKIEEKPEVRKAGGVYYTPQYVVDYIVKNTVGKLVEGKTPKDVAKLKIVDPACGSGSFLIGAYQFLLDWHKDYYTNNGKPGKGKKDNPLTPDGNLTTELKKQILLNNIYGVDIDVNAVEVTKLSLLLKCMEGETQASINNQLKFFNERVLPTLDDNIKSGNSLIDTDFYETQLDFGEEKKIKPFNWQKGFPEVFKQGGFDNVIGNPPYVLGRETFDQIIKMYISNNYKSYGGKYDLYVFFCERALSLLNKGGLFSFIIPNTILVNENATKIRQIILENYSLKTIRVFKNRVFENAQVETVIIAIENRKPPKNSLVEIEGEHNLTIPSEKFLNSNNYKFNLVLNDFSDGLIEKINKLSVNLGDITDTCIGIQLGGSHGTSKKEDFLSTKAHDKTWKKVIDGKDINTYCLKSKGNFVRYGSWLHRKRDEKYFLNPKILVRQIGKYPIATYDDKEYYTLNTIYNIIADSNYSLKYLLGIINSNLGRWVWLKTNSDFKTIFPKIKKSEIEAIPIKKINIDNKIESGAYNEIIKFVEQIIILNSEISESKLPSKLNQLNSKKNYFENRINEIVYQLYELTPEEIAIVEEASK